GGGTAGCCGTAGGAGGGCTGGGCCGGGGGCTGCGTCGGCGGAGGCGGAACATGCTGCGGGTAGCCGTAGCCGCCGCCCGTGGGCGGGGGCGCCGCGGATGTCGCGGCGGCCGAGGGCAGTGGTGCGGCCGAGGGCAGCGGTGCGGACGAGGCCGGCTCCGGCAGCGCATCCGCCACATGCTGGGTGACGGCATCCGGGTCTGCCGCCGGGTAGGTCTGGGGGTCCGCCGCGGAGGGCGGGCCCGAGGCCTCTTCCGGCCAGGTGCTGGGCGGCGGGGTCGTGGGGGAGGCGGAGGGGCCGCTCGCCGGGCCGGTGGACTGGCTGTCGGTCGGGCCGGGGGTGGAGGGGCCGGGTTCGGCTTCCGGGGACGGCTCGGTGGCCGTCGTGGGCTCCGAGCCGGGCAATGCCGACACCGGCGCTTCCGGGGCCGGCGGAGCGGAGCGTCCGGCGGCGGCTTCGGTCTCGTCCACCGAGATCCCGAACTCGGTCGCCAGACCCACCAGTCCGGTCTCGTACCCCTGCCCCAGCGCACGGAACTTCCAGGTCTCGGCGCGCCGGTACAGCTCCCCGCAGATCAGGGCCGTCTCATCGCCCGTCTCGGGCACCACGTCGAAGACCGCGATCGGCTCGCCGTCGCCCGCCGCCGCGTCGTACAGCAGGACCTGCAGATCCGTGACGCCCGCGAAGGCGCCGCCGTCCGACGACGCGGCCAGCACGACCCGGTCCACCGCCGGATCCAGCGTCGCCAGATCCGCCTCGATGGTGTCGGTCAGCTTGTCGGCGAGCCGGGTCTTGGGCAGGTGCCGCACCAAGCCGCTGGGGTGGCGTGGTTGGTTGTAGAAGACGAAGTCCTCGTCGGAGCGCACGCATCCCTCGGCTCCCACCAACAGGGCCGAGGCATCGACATCGGGGACACCGGCGCCGGGCGTCCAGCGCAGGACGGCCCGGACAGCCGTGGCATCGAGGGGTACGTTCGACCCTTTCAGCATCGCGTGCGTCATGCCGTAATCCTGCCTTCCCTGAGGTCGCAGGGACAACGCGGGGCCCCGGAGCGGTGCAGACTCTGCGAATGCGGACACCTGGGCGCCTCGTGGGGGTTACGTGATTTTCATGCACGCGGGAACTAACCACACCCCCGCGCACGTACGATTACCGGCTGGATCCAGACAGCGAGACGTAGCGGGGGTGCCCGGGTCCCGCAGGTAGACGGGGAGTTATATGCGGCATTTTGGGTACCTTGCGCCCGACGTCCGGAAGACGCTGTTCCACCAGGAGCCGGTGGAGTTCACCGCCGATTCTCCCTCCCGCACGCTCGCGGTCGCCTTGGGGGCCACGCTCTACAGCCCCGCCACCCGCCCGCGCCTCGCCGCTGACGTCCTCAAACAGGCGGGGCGGGGCGTGATGTCCATGGTGCTGTGCCTCGAGGACTCCATAGGGGACGCGGATGTCGAGGCCGGCGAGGAGAACCTCGTGCGGCAGCTCGCTCTTCTCGACGAGGCGGCCGCCGCCGGCACCGGCCTCCCGCTGCTCTTCGTCCGCGTCCGCACCCCCGGCCAAATTCCGGACCTGGTGCGCCGCATGGGAACCGCCGTCCACAGACTGTCTGGATTTGTACTTCCGAAATTCACCGAGGACCGCGGGGTCCCGTTCCTCGAAGCGCTGAGCACGGCCGAGTCCGTCTGCTCCCGCCGGCTCTTTGCCATGCCGGTTCTGGAGTCTCCCGAGCTGCTGCATCTGGAGAGCCGCGCCGAGACTCTCCAGGGCATCGCCAGGACCGTCGACAAATACCGGGACCGGGTGCTTGCCCTGCGGCTCGGCG
This genomic stretch from Streptomyces nigrescens harbors:
- a CDS encoding TerD family protein, whose product is MTHAMLKGSNVPLDATAVRAVLRWTPGAGVPDVDASALLVGAEGCVRSDEDFVFYNQPRHPSGLVRHLPKTRLADKLTDTIEADLATLDPAVDRVVLAASSDGGAFAGVTDLQVLLYDAAAGDGEPIAVFDVVPETGDETALICGELYRRAETWKFRALGQGYETGLVGLATEFGISVDETEAAAGRSAPPAPEAPVSALPGSEPTTATEPSPEAEPGPSTPGPTDSQSTGPASGPSASPTTPPPSTWPEEASGPPSAADPQTYPAADPDAVTQHVADALPEPASSAPLPSAAPLPSAAATSAAPPPTGGGYGYPQHVPPPPTQPPAQPSYGYPGPPPQYQPPQQPPSAYGAPQPQPHPSTYGYPMQQPFVPDPSFVLPPQGPQFQRR
- a CDS encoding HpcH/HpaI aldolase/citrate lyase family protein translates to MRHFGYLAPDVRKTLFHQEPVEFTADSPSRTLAVALGATLYSPATRPRLAADVLKQAGRGVMSMVLCLEDSIGDADVEAGEENLVRQLALLDEAAAAGTGLPLLFVRVRTPGQIPDLVRRMGTAVHRLSGFVLPKFTEDRGVPFLEALSTAESVCSRRLFAMPVLESPELLHLESRAETLQGIARTVDKYRDRVLALRLGVTDFCSAYGLRRPPDMTAYDVQIVASVISDVVNVFGRADGTGFTVTGPVWEYFRLHERMFKPQLRRSPFLGRAEELRTALIEHDMDGLLREIELDRANGLQGKTCIHPSHVAPVHALSVVSHEEFSDAVDILRPERGDGGVLRSSYTNKMNEVKPHRAWAERTLLRAEAFGVAREGIGFVELLTASVPQS